From Sceloporus undulatus isolate JIND9_A2432 ecotype Alabama chromosome 6, SceUnd_v1.1, whole genome shotgun sequence, one genomic window encodes:
- the TMEM230 gene encoding transmembrane protein 230: protein MPSRTNLAASVPSSKVKYSKLACTDEGYIDLQFKKSPPKIPYKAIALATVLFLIGTLLIIIGALLLTGYISQGGTDRAIPVLIIGILVFLPGFYHLRIAYFASKGYRGYSYDDIPDFDD, encoded by the exons ATGCCGTCCCGAACGAACCTGGCTGCTTCCGTCCCAAGCAGCAAAGTCAAATATTCCAAGCTCGCTTGCACAGATGAAGGCTACATTGACCTGCAG TTCAAGAAGAGCCCTCCCAAGATCCCCTACAAGGCCATTGCGCTGGCGACTGTCCTCTTCCTGATTGGCACCCTTCTCATTATCATTGGTGCCCTCCTCCTCACAGGATACATCAGCCAAGGA GGAACAGATCGCGCAATCCCCGTCTTGATCATTGGGATCCTTGTCTTCCTGCCTGGCTTCTATCATTTGCGCATTGCTTATTTTGCGTCGAAAGGTTACAGGGGCTATTCCTACGATGACATTCCTGATTTTGATGACTAG